The following proteins are co-located in the Marinomonas profundi genome:
- a CDS encoding PIN domain-containing protein has translation MSDKVLLDANVLYSQPLRMMLLNLANLDECSVQLFWTDKIDAEWTGALNRNHPEGKESVISQVKSIKTSFFDCYVLDYEPLIELLELPDPNDRHVLAAAIKTGCNIIATDNIKHFPAKLLAEYGIRTMTRDELMCFLFTNEKDNVMQALDNFARVHKDPKLTVEDLLIKLERSVPSFTHLVRES, from the coding sequence ATGAGTGATAAAGTTTTATTGGATGCGAATGTCTTGTATTCACAGCCATTGAGAATGATGCTTCTCAATTTAGCCAATTTAGATGAGTGTTCAGTTCAATTGTTTTGGACAGATAAGATAGATGCGGAATGGACTGGTGCTTTAAATCGCAATCACCCTGAAGGCAAAGAAAGCGTTATCAGCCAAGTTAAATCTATTAAGACGTCCTTTTTTGACTGTTATGTCTTAGATTACGAGCCATTAATAGAGCTGCTTGAGCTTCCTGATCCAAATGATCGCCATGTACTCGCCGCTGCTATAAAGACGGGTTGTAACATTATTGCGACAGATAACATTAAACATTTTCCAGCAAAATTATTGGCTGAGTATGGCATTAGAACGATGACAAGAGACGAATTGATGTGTTTCTTGTTCACTAATGAGAAAGATAATGTCATGCAAGCTTTAGATAATTTTGCTCGTGTACACAAAGATCCAAAGCTTACAGTCGAAGACTTACTAATAAAGCTTGAACGTTCAGTTCCAAGTTTTACTCACTTAGTAAGGGAGTCGTGA
- the aroE gene encoding shikimate dehydrogenase, translating into MKGHILDQYAVVGNPIAHSKSPSIHAYFAQQTGQDLVYSTLLGDEVEFENQVRDFFEKDGKGLNITVPFKERAFAMCDILSQRAKQAGAVNTLMMGKNGDLFGDNTDGVGMVRDIIKNHGQSLTAKSILILGAGGAVRGVLEPILAENPESVTIANRTLEKAHALADQFDCLASSFEDLEGPFDIIINGTSASLSGSLPPLKDALVNAETWCYDMMYGKDRTVFLQWAHERGADGADGLGMLVGQAAEAFYLWRQVRPETASLVDDMRQQM; encoded by the coding sequence ATGAAAGGACATATTTTGGATCAATACGCCGTTGTTGGAAACCCGATTGCTCACAGCAAATCCCCCAGTATTCATGCCTATTTTGCTCAGCAAACGGGGCAGGATTTGGTTTATTCGACCTTACTCGGAGATGAGGTCGAATTTGAAAACCAAGTGCGAGACTTTTTTGAAAAAGATGGAAAAGGTTTAAATATAACCGTGCCTTTCAAAGAGCGCGCGTTTGCCATGTGCGATATTCTCAGCCAACGCGCCAAGCAAGCGGGGGCGGTAAATACCTTGATGATGGGCAAAAATGGCGACCTGTTCGGCGATAATACCGACGGCGTCGGCATGGTTCGTGACATTATTAAAAACCATGGCCAGAGCTTAACCGCTAAAAGCATTCTTATTTTAGGGGCGGGTGGCGCGGTGCGTGGTGTGCTTGAACCTATTTTAGCCGAGAATCCAGAATCTGTTACCATCGCTAATCGTACTCTTGAAAAAGCACACGCCTTGGCGGACCAATTTGATTGCCTCGCTTCGTCTTTCGAAGACTTAGAAGGCCCGTTTGATATTATCATCAACGGCACGTCGGCGAGCTTGTCGGGCAGCTTGCCACCCTTAAAAGACGCCTTAGTGAATGCTGAAACATGGTGCTACGACATGATGTACGGCAAAGACCGCACGGTATTTTTACAGTGGGCCCATGAACGCGGTGCCGATGGCGCGGATGGCCTTGGTATGTTGGTCGGCCAAGCGGCCGAGGCATTTTATTTATGGCGACAAGTACGACCCGAAACCGCCAGCCTAGTGGATGACATGCGCCAACAGATGTAA
- a CDS encoding helix-turn-helix domain-containing protein — protein sequence MNKTRLHVEPDVSAIMRAQQYLTQHQADLDKLKIDVLLKNGQKAEFEVPTLTLEVLVQALSQLAKNGESENFEVQQVDPNKMVSPAIAAKYLGMSRPKVTGYILAGQIPSMKVGTHHRVKMADVMLFREKLSNAKMSRDETLSLIANFEQESDFM from the coding sequence ATGAATAAGACACGTTTACATGTTGAACCGGATGTTAGCGCAATAATGAGAGCGCAACAGTATCTAACACAGCACCAAGCGGATCTAGACAAGTTAAAAATTGATGTGCTTCTAAAAAATGGCCAAAAAGCCGAATTTGAAGTGCCAACACTAACCCTTGAAGTACTTGTTCAGGCGTTAAGTCAATTGGCTAAAAATGGGGAAAGTGAAAACTTTGAAGTGCAACAGGTTGATCCAAATAAAATGGTTAGTCCGGCTATTGCAGCGAAATACCTTGGAATGTCACGACCAAAAGTAACCGGTTATATTTTGGCTGGGCAAATTCCATCTATGAAGGTAGGCACTCATCACCGTGTAAAAATGGCGGATGTGATGTTATTCAGAGAAAAGCTTTCTAACGCGAAAATGTCGCGTGATGAAACCCTTAGTTTAATTGCTAACTTTGAACAGGAGTCAGATTTTATGTAA
- a CDS encoding GNAT family N-acetyltransferase yields the protein MKAQWFNSVDQIGEAKWQAAIGETRYPFAQFAFHQALEQSHSIGDGTGWYPEYLLVMDDDDSPLAIAPTYLKTHSQGEFVFDWSWADAYQRYGMRYFPKRIWAIPFSPVTGVRLFSHLDPNGDDVAFSHLYPALADIMTQANQERGFSSWHLLFAKPEHVALFAPSKDLLQRISCQFHWFNRGYKDMDDYFSHFSSRKRKTARKEREKVAKEGIKLTRTLGSDLTSADIDFFYLCYQSTYAKRGQQGYLTREFFRQLAETMGDQILLVQAFRDDEPIAASWCFFDHHSLYGRYWGCMEEVDCLHFEVCYYQGIEFCLEKGLQHFDPGTQGEHKIARGFEPVFSHSVHYIAHDGFRDAIGNFCEEEAQAVREYHQDTHALLPFKQET from the coding sequence ATGAAAGCGCAGTGGTTCAACTCAGTTGATCAAATAGGCGAAGCCAAATGGCAAGCGGCTATTGGCGAGACCCGTTATCCCTTCGCGCAATTTGCTTTTCATCAGGCGTTAGAGCAAAGCCACAGTATTGGTGATGGCACGGGTTGGTACCCTGAATACTTATTGGTGATGGACGATGATGACAGTCCACTGGCCATCGCCCCAACCTATTTGAAAACCCATTCCCAAGGCGAATTTGTCTTTGATTGGTCGTGGGCCGATGCCTATCAGCGTTACGGTATGCGTTACTTTCCTAAGCGCATTTGGGCGATTCCCTTTTCGCCTGTAACCGGTGTGCGGCTTTTTTCTCATCTTGATCCAAACGGCGATGACGTAGCGTTCTCGCATCTGTACCCAGCGCTTGCCGACATCATGACCCAAGCCAACCAAGAGCGAGGCTTTTCAAGCTGGCATCTGTTATTTGCCAAGCCAGAACATGTCGCACTATTCGCGCCAAGCAAAGATCTGCTACAGCGAATCTCCTGTCAGTTCCATTGGTTCAACCGTGGCTACAAAGACATGGACGATTACTTCTCACACTTCTCTAGCCGCAAACGCAAAACCGCCCGTAAGGAACGAGAAAAGGTTGCCAAAGAAGGCATCAAACTGACTCGAACCCTAGGTAGCGATTTGACCTCGGCCGACATCGATTTCTTTTATCTGTGTTACCAATCCACCTACGCCAAACGCGGACAACAAGGCTATTTAACCCGAGAGTTCTTTAGGCAACTGGCCGAGACCATGGGCGATCAAATCCTCTTGGTACAAGCCTTTCGGGACGACGAGCCTATTGCCGCGTCTTGGTGTTTCTTTGACCATCATTCCTTGTATGGCCGTTATTGGGGCTGTATGGAAGAAGTGGATTGCCTGCACTTCGAAGTCTGCTATTACCAAGGCATCGAATTTTGCCTCGAAAAAGGCTTACAGCACTTTGACCCTGGCACCCAAGGGGAACACAAAATCGCCCGTGGATTTGAACCGGTATTCAGCCACAGCGTCCACTACATCGCCCATGACGGCTTCCGCGACGCCATTGGCAACTTCTGCGAAGAAGAAGCCCAAGCCGTGCGTGAGTACCATCAAGACACCCATGCGTTGTTGCCGTTTAAGCAAGAAACTTAG
- the hemF gene encoding oxygen-dependent coproporphyrinogen oxidase: MSVSAPATVTRLDVQAVKDYLLSLQDHICSTLESVEPSARFKEDAWDRPNGGGGRSRVIAAGEVIEKGGVNFSHVMGDKLPPSATVDRPELAGGRFEAMGVSLVIHPNNPFAPTSHANVRLFIVYKDGMEPVWWFGGGFDLTPYYGFDQDCIHWHQTAYDAVEPFGEGYYARFKKWCDEYFYLKHRGEPRGIGGLFFDDFNEGSFEHCFAMMRAVGDAYTKAYLPILERRKDHEFNEQQRDFQLHRRGRYVEFNLVFDRGTHFGLQSGLGRTESILMSLPPEVRWTYEYQVDADSEEAKLTEYYLTSKDWLWV, from the coding sequence ATGTCAGTAAGCGCACCGGCCACGGTCACCCGTCTTGATGTTCAGGCGGTTAAAGATTATCTCCTGTCCCTTCAAGACCATATTTGCTCTACATTAGAAAGCGTCGAACCAAGCGCTCGTTTCAAAGAAGACGCTTGGGATAGACCCAATGGCGGCGGTGGACGTTCGCGTGTTATCGCGGCTGGTGAGGTGATTGAAAAAGGCGGCGTGAACTTCTCTCATGTGATGGGCGACAAGCTCCCGCCTTCCGCAACGGTCGACCGTCCAGAGCTGGCGGGTGGTCGTTTTGAAGCCATGGGCGTGTCCTTGGTGATTCACCCAAATAACCCTTTTGCTCCAACCTCTCATGCCAATGTGCGTTTGTTTATCGTTTATAAAGATGGCATGGAGCCTGTTTGGTGGTTTGGTGGCGGTTTTGATCTGACACCTTATTACGGTTTTGATCAAGACTGTATCCATTGGCATCAAACCGCGTACGATGCGGTGGAGCCGTTTGGCGAAGGTTATTACGCTCGTTTCAAAAAATGGTGTGACGAATATTTCTATTTAAAACACCGTGGTGAGCCTCGCGGTATTGGTGGTTTGTTTTTTGATGATTTCAACGAAGGCAGCTTCGAGCATTGTTTTGCCATGATGCGAGCGGTTGGTGATGCTTACACAAAAGCCTATTTGCCGATTCTAGAGCGTCGTAAAGACCATGAGTTCAATGAGCAACAACGGGACTTCCAATTGCACCGTCGTGGCCGCTACGTGGAGTTTAACTTGGTGTTCGACCGAGGCACGCATTTTGGTCTACAAAGTGGTTTGGGCCGTACGGAATCTATCTTGATGTCGTTACCACCAGAAGTGCGCTGGACCTATGAATATCAGGTTGATGCCGACAGTGAAGAGGCCAAGTTAACCGAGTATTATCTCACGTCAAAAGATTGGCTTTGGGTTTAG